One window from the genome of Acidobacteriota bacterium encodes:
- a CDS encoding N-acetyltransferase — MEFDLQPTLIGHLVEVRPLALGDFDALFAAASDPLIWEQHPENDRYKPEVFQRFFTGAIESKGAFAVIDRRSGRIIGSSRYWNLNRDEGEVEIGWTFLERAFWGGAYNRELKSLMIQHALRFVHRVVFIVGEKNLRSQRALEKIGAKFLREMDRPGPDGNMRRNVVFAITR, encoded by the coding sequence ATGGAATTTGATCTTCAACCAACTTTAATCGGCCACCTGGTTGAGGTACGCCCGCTCGCCCTTGGCGACTTTGACGCTCTTTTTGCCGCAGCCAGTGATCCGCTCATCTGGGAACAGCATCCAGAAAATGATCGCTACAAACCCGAAGTCTTTCAACGGTTCTTCACTGGAGCGATTGAGTCCAAGGGCGCCTTTGCGGTAATTGATCGCCGATCGGGTCGAATCATTGGAAGTTCTCGCTATTGGAACCTGAATCGCGACGAGGGTGAAGTAGAGATTGGCTGGACTTTCCTGGAAAGGGCGTTCTGGGGTGGAGCGTACAACCGTGAACTGAAATCGCTGATGATCCAGCACGCGCTGCGATTTGTGCATCGCGTGGTGTTCATTGTGGGAGAGAAGAACCTGCGCTCGCAAAGAGCATTGGAAAAGATTGGGGCGAAATTTCTGAGGGAGATGGATCGTCCGGGGCCGGATGGCAACATGCGGCGCAACGTTGTGTTTGCCATCACGCGATAA
- a CDS encoding DUF72 domain-containing protein — MKVHIGTSGWAYPTWKPDFYPAKTPSSKLLDYYSTQLNCVEVNYTFRARPAVTTLQNWATVTPADFTFVAKAHQRITHIKRLTDVDQDVDSFFAALQPLLHARKLGPVLFQLPPNLKADTDRLAKFLKIIPKDAPAAIEYRNISWFNDSIYSLMREHNVALCIAESDELAVPEVFTANFTYYRLRKSDYSDAEIDEVEKRLRAAAQEREVYAFLKHEDTPEGAINARKLLQRLRKD, encoded by the coding sequence ATGAAAGTCCATATTGGAACTTCAGGATGGGCATATCCTACGTGGAAGCCCGACTTCTATCCGGCAAAAACCCCTTCGAGCAAACTGCTCGACTATTACTCAACTCAGCTCAACTGCGTAGAAGTTAACTACACTTTCCGTGCCCGGCCGGCGGTGACGACACTGCAGAATTGGGCGACGGTTACGCCCGCGGATTTTACGTTTGTTGCCAAGGCGCACCAGAGGATCACGCACATCAAGAGATTGACTGACGTTGATCAGGATGTCGATTCCTTTTTTGCCGCGCTGCAGCCGCTGTTGCACGCACGTAAGTTAGGCCCAGTGCTTTTCCAGTTGCCTCCGAACCTCAAGGCCGACACGGATCGCCTCGCGAAGTTCCTGAAGATCATTCCCAAAGATGCGCCCGCGGCAATCGAGTACCGCAACATAAGCTGGTTTAACGATTCGATCTATTCCTTAATGCGCGAGCACAACGTCGCGCTGTGCATAGCCGAGAGCGATGAACTAGCCGTGCCGGAGGTCTTCACCGCAAACTTCACGTACTATCGCCTGCGCAAGTCCGACTACAGCGATGCAGAGATCGACGAAGTAGAAAAGCGCCTGCGCGCAGCAGCCCAGGAACGCGAAGTCTATGCTTTCCTGAAGCACGAAGACACCCCGGAAGGCGCAATCAACGCCAGGAAGCTGTTACAGCGACTGCGAAAAGATTGA
- a CDS encoding recombinase XerD, producing the protein MSTPDILFAFLAYLKVEKGLSPLTVDAYRGDLRQLAEFLEKRKRTLLNAARPNLLAFLEQLTANMVDGRSRARKLSALRHFYRFLLLDKKIKHDPTLNIESPRQWKILPKSLTLEEIDAMLAQEKSKPQDPALAIRNAALLELLYATGMRVSEIVNLRLEDLNLQASSAIVHGKGDKERIVPFGVAARDALLAYLRDSRPQLCRVRRSPLVFVDRSGTGLTRERVWRIVREAKIEGKASPHMLRHSCATHMVGNGADLRTVQTILGHADIATTHVYTHVAMDHLKSVYRAHHPRAKRRISTQKEPA; encoded by the coding sequence ATGTCCACTCCCGATATCCTTTTCGCGTTTCTCGCGTATTTGAAAGTTGAGAAAGGGCTCTCTCCGCTCACCGTCGATGCCTATCGCGGCGATCTGAGGCAGCTCGCCGAGTTCCTGGAAAAACGAAAGCGTACGCTGCTGAATGCCGCGCGTCCCAATCTGCTTGCGTTTCTTGAACAGCTCACCGCGAACATGGTCGATGGTCGCAGTCGCGCGCGCAAGCTGTCTGCGCTGCGGCATTTTTATAGATTTCTTTTGCTCGATAAGAAGATCAAACACGATCCCACTTTGAACATCGAGAGTCCGCGGCAGTGGAAGATTCTGCCGAAGTCGCTGACCCTCGAGGAGATCGATGCCATGCTGGCGCAGGAAAAATCGAAGCCACAGGATCCCGCCCTCGCAATCCGCAACGCTGCGCTGCTCGAATTGCTCTATGCCACGGGAATGCGTGTCTCGGAGATCGTGAATCTCCGGCTGGAGGATCTGAACCTGCAGGCTTCCTCGGCGATCGTACACGGCAAGGGAGACAAAGAACGCATCGTTCCCTTCGGAGTTGCGGCGCGCGATGCGCTCCTTGCATATTTGCGGGATTCGCGTCCGCAACTTTGCCGGGTGCGTCGCTCGCCGCTTGTGTTTGTAGACCGAAGTGGAACGGGCCTAACCCGTGAACGTGTCTGGCGCATCGTCCGTGAGGCAAAGATCGAAGGCAAGGCGAGTCCGCATATGCTCCGCCATAGCTGCGCCACCCACATGGTGGGCAATGGAGCCGACCTGCGGACCGTCCAGACCATTTTGGGACATGCCGATATCGCGACTACCCACGTATACACACACGTCGCAATGGACCATCTTAAGAGCGTTTATCGTGCCCACCATCCGCGCGCAAAGCGTCGAATCTCGACGCAAAAGGAGCCCGCTTGA
- a CDS encoding recombinase XerC: protein MSQLRSRKEQSSSDKGANVPHDSAKSAAERRVDEFLAALKTQRNASEHTVHAYQKDLAKFINYAGKGLDWRRVEHLTIRGYLSELLGNGLSKPSTARALASLRSFYKWMGREGHVKTNPAALVSTPKLPKKLPRVPTMEEVNGLLDANLPENAAFPARDRVIFELLYGCGLRNSELVGIQLDDIAWSNEVIRVRGKGKKERLVPLGDAAAAAIREYLRERQRLIDVKRRSCAALLVNLRAGPLTTRSVGRIVKAIAVARGLSSDVHPHTLRHAFGTHMLEEGADLRAIQELLGHERLSTTQRYTQLTSNHITRVYDATHPRAK, encoded by the coding sequence ATGTCACAATTGCGGTCGCGAAAGGAGCAAAGTAGCTCCGATAAGGGCGCAAACGTGCCGCACGATAGCGCGAAAAGTGCCGCAGAAAGGCGGGTTGACGAGTTCTTAGCGGCCTTAAAGACGCAGCGAAATGCCTCAGAACATACGGTTCATGCCTACCAAAAGGACCTCGCGAAGTTCATAAACTACGCTGGTAAAGGCCTTGATTGGCGCCGCGTAGAGCATTTAACCATCCGCGGATACCTCTCCGAGCTGCTCGGAAACGGCCTTAGCAAGCCCTCTACAGCGCGCGCATTGGCGTCATTGCGCTCTTTTTATAAGTGGATGGGGCGCGAAGGGCACGTTAAAACGAATCCAGCGGCGCTGGTTTCGACGCCCAAGCTGCCTAAAAAGCTGCCGCGAGTGCCCACAATGGAGGAAGTAAACGGCTTACTGGATGCAAATCTGCCGGAAAATGCCGCGTTTCCAGCGCGTGATCGCGTCATTTTCGAGCTCCTGTACGGCTGTGGATTGCGCAATTCCGAGCTGGTAGGGATCCAGTTGGACGATATTGCGTGGTCCAACGAAGTGATTCGCGTCCGCGGAAAGGGGAAAAAGGAGCGCTTGGTGCCTTTGGGAGACGCCGCAGCGGCGGCAATCCGCGAATATCTGCGGGAAAGACAGCGCCTGATTGATGTAAAACGGCGCTCCTGCGCGGCGCTTCTGGTCAATTTGCGCGCGGGACCGCTCACTACGCGCAGCGTAGGACGCATCGTAAAGGCGATTGCGGTGGCGCGAGGATTGTCGTCAGACGTGCATCCGCACACTTTACGGCACGCTTTTGGCACCCATATGCTGGAAGAAGGCGCCGATTTGCGCGCTATTCAGGAGCTCTTAGGCCACGAAAGACTATCCACAACGCAGCGCTATACGCAATTAACGTCCAATCACATCACGCGGGTATACGATGCGACGCATCCGCGAGCGAAGTGA
- a CDS encoding NAD(P)-dependent oxidoreductase — protein sequence MRIAFLGLGIMGKPMAQNLVKAGHELKVWNRSPGKTVDGAHSASTPREAAKDAEIVWLCVSDTKAVEEVLLGENGVIESLKPNTVVVDSSTILPDASLKFAEKVRAKGGDFVDAPVTGSKVGAESGQLIFIVGAREETFEKLQPLFAVMGKSAVRVGANGKGLAAKLSMNLMIALTYEGFAEALVLAKKQGVDLKPLINLINQSMVRSGVVDYKAPFVMARDFSANFPMRLMHKDIHLMLEAARLNGVKLPGLETVDKVYESSTREGNANLDYAATLITLEKAAGVS from the coding sequence ATGCGAATTGCATTTCTCGGATTGGGAATCATGGGCAAACCCATGGCTCAAAACCTCGTCAAGGCCGGTCATGAATTGAAGGTTTGGAATCGCAGTCCCGGTAAAACTGTTGATGGAGCGCATTCGGCTTCCACGCCGAGAGAAGCTGCCAAAGATGCTGAGATTGTCTGGCTATGTGTCTCCGATACGAAAGCCGTGGAAGAAGTGCTATTAGGCGAAAACGGAGTGATCGAATCACTGAAACCGAACACAGTCGTCGTCGACTCCAGCACCATCTTGCCCGATGCGAGCCTTAAATTTGCCGAGAAAGTAAGAGCGAAGGGTGGCGACTTCGTCGATGCGCCGGTCACTGGCTCCAAAGTGGGAGCTGAGAGCGGCCAGCTTATCTTCATCGTCGGGGCGCGCGAAGAGACGTTCGAAAAACTGCAGCCGCTGTTCGCAGTGATGGGCAAGAGCGCAGTGCGTGTGGGCGCGAATGGCAAAGGCCTCGCCGCAAAATTATCGATGAACCTGATGATCGCTCTTACCTACGAGGGATTTGCCGAAGCGCTTGTCCTTGCGAAGAAGCAAGGCGTGGATCTGAAGCCTCTGATAAACCTGATCAATCAGTCGATGGTCCGATCCGGAGTTGTGGACTACAAAGCTCCATTTGTAATGGCGCGAGATTTTTCCGCCAATTTCCCCATGCGACTCATGCACAAAGACATACATCTGATGCTCGAAGCTGCCCGCCTAAATGGAGTGAAGCTCCCGGGGCTTGAAACTGTCGACAAGGTCTATGAGTCTTCGACACGCGAGGGCAACGCCAACCTGGACTACGCGGCCACTCTGATCACTTTAGAAAAAGCAGCTGGTGTGAGTTGA
- a CDS encoding thioredoxin domain-containing protein, with amino-acid sequence MSESKNALAQACSSYLRSAMHQPVEWHEWSADAFDKAQRENKPVLLDIGAVWCHWCHVMDRESYENAEIAKLINDNYIAMKVDRDERPDVDSRYQAAVQAMSGQGGWPLTAFLTPDGRPFFGGTYFPPEDHYGRPGFKRILQTLASAYREKHSDVMESAEHVMSAIDHAESFAGRSGEISPGLVDGIVKSAIQSFDPHHGGFGSAPKFPHPSILDLLIDYCGRSGEEEALKVVTTTLDRMAQGGVYDQLAGGFHRYSVDERWVVPHFEKMSYDNSGLLKNYVHAYQLTGNDFYAHIARDIIRWMDDWLSDRESGGFYASQDADIDLHDDGDYFTWSLAEAREVLTPQELEAVAPLYDIGEVGEMHHRPEKNVLHVRATPEQLATRLKRSVEEIRELIRSAQEKMLNARLARSTPYIDKTIYVSWNALCISAYLEAAKVLELSDAEHFALRSLDRLLSEGWSTENGLRHVIAYSDSAAQHRDVNGLLDDYAFSVIACLDAYEITTDLSYYRFAEKIAAKMIENFHDETGGGFFDTSRRALQGSLGALAARRKPLQDSPTPAGNPAAAITLLRLHAYSGDNKHREIAESTLGAFAGIAGHFGIFGATYGIAVAVCSRPHIQAVIIGKDEKAHELYRAALSPFSISNSVLQFNRDHVVEKNLPPTLAQTIPNLPALKQNKSFALLCSGFSCQPPIESTSALKEHLRQQEPVSSARKIS; translated from the coding sequence ATGTCGGAGTCCAAAAACGCACTAGCGCAGGCCTGTTCTTCATATCTGCGGTCCGCGATGCATCAGCCGGTCGAGTGGCACGAGTGGAGCGCGGACGCCTTCGACAAGGCTCAGCGTGAGAACAAGCCGGTGTTGCTTGACATTGGCGCCGTTTGGTGCCACTGGTGCCACGTGATGGATCGTGAGTCGTACGAAAATGCCGAGATCGCGAAGCTCATTAACGACAATTACATCGCAATGAAGGTTGACCGCGACGAGCGGCCCGACGTTGATAGCCGATATCAAGCGGCGGTTCAGGCAATGAGCGGACAAGGCGGCTGGCCTCTCACGGCTTTTCTGACTCCCGATGGCCGGCCATTTTTCGGCGGGACCTATTTTCCGCCCGAGGATCACTACGGACGTCCCGGATTCAAGCGCATTCTTCAGACTCTTGCATCGGCGTATCGCGAAAAGCACAGCGATGTGATGGAATCCGCCGAGCATGTCATGAGCGCGATCGATCATGCCGAATCATTCGCGGGCCGTTCGGGAGAGATTTCTCCCGGATTGGTCGATGGCATAGTGAAGTCCGCGATCCAGAGCTTCGATCCGCATCATGGCGGATTTGGATCTGCTCCGAAGTTTCCACATCCTTCAATCCTCGATCTGCTTATCGATTACTGCGGCCGAAGTGGCGAGGAAGAGGCTTTGAAGGTGGTGACCACGACGCTGGATAGGATGGCCCAAGGCGGCGTTTACGATCAGCTCGCCGGAGGATTTCATCGTTACTCGGTGGATGAACGCTGGGTCGTGCCACATTTCGAAAAGATGTCGTACGACAACTCGGGGCTCCTCAAGAACTACGTACATGCCTACCAGCTCACCGGGAATGACTTCTACGCACACATTGCCCGCGACATCATTCGCTGGATGGATGATTGGCTAAGCGATCGCGAGAGCGGCGGCTTCTATGCCTCGCAGGATGCTGATATCGATTTGCATGACGACGGCGATTACTTCACCTGGTCGCTTGCCGAGGCGCGCGAGGTCCTGACTCCGCAGGAACTCGAGGCGGTTGCGCCGCTTTACGACATCGGGGAAGTCGGCGAGATGCATCATCGACCTGAGAAAAATGTCTTGCACGTTCGTGCCACTCCGGAGCAGCTTGCGACGCGGCTGAAGCGTAGCGTCGAGGAAATCCGAGAGCTTATTCGCTCGGCGCAAGAAAAAATGCTGAACGCGCGACTTGCTCGATCGACCCCATACATCGATAAGACGATCTACGTGAGCTGGAACGCCCTTTGCATCTCCGCATATCTTGAGGCAGCAAAGGTTCTTGAGTTGTCAGACGCAGAGCACTTTGCTTTGCGATCGCTCGATCGGCTGCTTTCTGAAGGGTGGTCCACGGAGAACGGACTCAGGCACGTAATCGCCTACTCCGATTCTGCCGCGCAGCATCGCGACGTCAATGGACTGCTGGACGACTATGCGTTCTCAGTAATCGCCTGCCTTGACGCGTACGAAATCACGACTGACCTCAGTTATTACCGCTTCGCAGAGAAGATCGCCGCAAAGATGATCGAGAACTTTCACGACGAAACGGGCGGCGGGTTCTTCGATACTTCAAGGCGTGCATTGCAGGGTAGCCTCGGCGCGCTCGCCGCCAGGCGCAAGCCGTTGCAGGATTCGCCGACTCCGGCGGGCAATCCGGCGGCTGCTATCACTCTGTTGCGGCTTCATGCATACTCCGGAGACAACAAGCACCGCGAGATCGCGGAGTCCACGTTAGGCGCATTCGCCGGTATCGCCGGTCATTTTGGAATTTTCGGCGCGACCTACGGGATCGCCGTTGCGGTGTGCTCGCGTCCTCATATCCAAGCGGTCATCATAGGCAAAGACGAAAAGGCGCATGAACTCTATCGCGCCGCGTTGTCGCCGTTCAGCATCTCGAACTCAGTGTTGCAGTTCAATCGCGATCACGTCGTCGAAAAGAATCTTCCTCCGACGCTGGCTCAGACCATCCCGAACCTTCCTGCGCTAAAACAGAACAAGAGTTTCGCGCTGTTGTGCTCTGGATTCAGCTGTCAGCCGCCGATTGAGTCGACGAGTGCGCTCAAGGAACATTTGCGCCAGCAGGAGCCGGTGTCTTCGGCTAGAAAGATTTCTTAG
- a CDS encoding peptidase dimerization protein, whose translation MDPARLTRELIDIESISGNEAEVGDYLHGFLSELGYRTEKMQVDGARNNIYATLDAKPDLIFSTHMDTVPPFIPSSEDGEKIYGRGSCDAKGIIAAQIAAAETLRKNNSNIGLLFLVGEERDSQGAKEANLHAPGSRFLINGEPTENKIGRASKGTLRVQLTAKGRMAHSAYPHLGDSAIEKLVKALYRLLEMSLPENPEIGPTTVNIGLIEGGRAPNVIPDFAQAQLLYRLVGSTEKLRKDIQTAVKSLAIAEFALEIPYVKLRTVDGIPEMIAAFTTDIPALTNWGQPVLLGPGSIHVAHTDGEFISKRDLTDAVELYVSVAEKLLAS comes from the coding sequence ATGGACCCAGCGCGGCTCACACGCGAGCTTATTGACATCGAATCGATCAGCGGCAACGAAGCCGAAGTAGGTGATTATCTTCACGGCTTTCTTTCAGAGCTCGGATACCGCACTGAGAAGATGCAGGTTGACGGTGCTCGCAACAACATCTACGCGACTCTTGACGCGAAGCCTGATCTCATTTTCTCGACTCACATGGACACAGTGCCGCCGTTCATTCCATCATCCGAAGATGGCGAGAAGATCTACGGACGCGGTTCATGCGATGCCAAAGGAATCATAGCCGCGCAGATCGCAGCCGCCGAAACACTCCGCAAGAACAATTCAAATATTGGACTGCTTTTTCTTGTTGGCGAAGAGCGCGACAGTCAGGGAGCAAAGGAGGCTAACCTTCACGCTCCTGGATCACGATTCCTGATCAACGGCGAACCAACCGAGAACAAGATCGGACGCGCTTCCAAAGGAACGCTTCGCGTGCAACTCACTGCGAAGGGACGCATGGCGCATTCGGCATATCCGCACCTCGGAGACTCAGCGATCGAGAAGCTGGTGAAGGCGCTATATCGGCTGCTAGAGATGTCACTGCCAGAGAATCCTGAGATCGGCCCGACTACCGTTAACATCGGGTTGATCGAAGGTGGTCGTGCTCCGAACGTAATTCCCGATTTTGCACAGGCGCAATTGCTGTATCGTCTCGTCGGATCTACTGAGAAGCTACGCAAAGACATTCAGACAGCTGTCAAAAGTCTAGCGATCGCCGAATTCGCGCTGGAAATTCCATACGTCAAACTTCGTACGGTCGATGGAATTCCCGAAATGATTGCGGCGTTCACGACTGATATTCCAGCACTCACGAACTGGGGTCAGCCTGTGCTGCTGGGACCAGGATCGATTCATGTCGCGCACACAGATGGTGAGTTCATATCGAAGCGCGATCTGACCGACGCTGTTGAACTGTACGTTTCAGTCGCGGAAAAACTGCTCGCGTCCTAA
- a CDS encoding alpha/beta hydrolase, which produces MANAIQSIFLSGPAGRLEALLNVGAPGAPYAALVCHPHPVHGGTMHSRVVYHAAKAVHGFGLPVLRFNFRGTGLSEGTHDHGRGERDDIRAALNWLEQEYNLPIIFAGFSFGAATGLKACCPDPRVVGLIALGTPLSVQERLYTYSYLSSCTKPKLMVSGDHDQFAPTANLREIFNLAAEPKEFLLVEGADHFFEGKLPIMREAIAEWLPRHFPALNLQQRA; this is translated from the coding sequence GTGGCGAATGCGATTCAGTCCATCTTTCTGTCCGGTCCTGCTGGCCGGCTGGAAGCGCTGCTGAACGTTGGAGCGCCCGGCGCACCCTATGCTGCGCTGGTTTGCCATCCTCACCCGGTACATGGCGGAACGATGCACAGCAGAGTCGTCTATCACGCAGCGAAGGCTGTGCACGGCTTTGGTTTGCCGGTGCTGCGTTTCAATTTCCGCGGCACTGGATTGAGCGAAGGCACACACGACCACGGACGAGGCGAGCGCGATGATATTCGCGCAGCACTTAACTGGCTGGAGCAGGAGTATAACCTGCCAATCATTTTTGCTGGATTTTCGTTTGGCGCCGCGACGGGACTAAAGGCCTGCTGTCCCGATCCACGCGTTGTAGGACTGATTGCGCTTGGAACGCCGCTTAGCGTCCAGGAGCGCCTCTATACATATTCGTACCTCTCGAGCTGCACGAAGCCAAAGCTGATGGTCAGCGGCGACCACGATCAGTTCGCTCCCACGGCAAATCTGCGTGAGATTTTCAACCTTGCTGCTGAGCCGAAGGAATTCCTGTTAGTGGAAGGCGCCGATCACTTCTTCGAAGGCAAGCTGCCAATTATGCGAGAAGCCATCGCGGAATGGCTGCCCCGTCACTTCCCTGCTCTCAATCTGCAACAACGCGCCTGA
- a CDS encoding hydroxypyruvate reductase — protein sequence MQLGSDTKPKRMHELARQIFNETLAEISIPRVFNRKVEYSRGILRVEQDLYDLNSFERVLVIAIGKAAHTMLESLLAQTGPTLQGIVCSVPSSSQQPGFRYFAGGHPLPTEESVRGARAILKALSGLNEHTLVAYLISGGASAMVEVPIEEDISLDDLVETYRVLVHSGATISEINAIRKHLSAVKGGRLAQAAFPARQLSIMVSDVPEHSLDTLASGPTMPDSSTDTDCYLIAETHGLSGTFPESVRRIFAERALKETPKADDSAFANSRWWPILSSTSAAQAAADSLSKHGFAVEIDNTPDDWPFERAAGYLLNHLHELRKSKSRVAVISAGEITVSVPDMGGTGGRNQHFALYCAQQIAGEDIVVVSAGTDGIDGNSPAAGALADGTTIARAREAGFDVKRTLESFDSYSLFGRLGDAIVTGPTGNNVRDVRILVAY from the coding sequence ATGCAATTGGGCTCGGACACCAAACCAAAAAGAATGCATGAGTTGGCGCGGCAGATCTTTAACGAGACGCTCGCCGAAATTAGCATTCCTCGTGTGTTCAATCGCAAAGTTGAGTATTCACGCGGGATTCTGCGGGTTGAACAGGACCTCTATGATCTGAACTCATTTGAACGCGTGCTGGTGATTGCGATAGGCAAGGCGGCGCACACGATGCTGGAATCGCTGCTGGCACAAACTGGACCGACTTTGCAGGGAATCGTCTGCTCGGTTCCAAGTTCATCGCAACAGCCCGGGTTTCGCTATTTTGCAGGTGGGCATCCCCTGCCCACGGAAGAATCCGTGCGAGGTGCAAGGGCCATTCTGAAGGCGCTTTCTGGTCTGAATGAGCACACGCTGGTGGCCTATCTCATCAGCGGCGGGGCATCCGCCATGGTTGAGGTGCCAATTGAGGAAGATATCTCGCTCGACGATCTCGTTGAAACCTATAGAGTGCTGGTCCACTCCGGTGCCACGATTAGCGAGATCAATGCGATCCGCAAGCATCTGTCTGCAGTAAAGGGAGGCAGGCTGGCTCAGGCCGCATTTCCTGCCCGGCAGCTCAGCATCATGGTAAGCGACGTTCCTGAACATTCGCTGGATACACTAGCCTCCGGGCCAACCATGCCGGACTCAAGTACGGACACCGATTGCTATCTGATTGCGGAGACGCACGGTCTCTCCGGAACGTTTCCCGAAAGCGTACGAAGAATTTTTGCGGAGCGAGCTTTGAAAGAGACTCCGAAGGCGGATGATTCTGCATTCGCGAACTCACGCTGGTGGCCGATCCTATCGAGCACGTCGGCAGCGCAAGCCGCAGCGGACTCGCTGTCGAAGCATGGCTTTGCTGTCGAAATCGACAACACACCCGACGATTGGCCTTTCGAGCGAGCAGCCGGGTATCTGCTAAACCATCTTCACGAACTGCGCAAGAGCAAGTCGCGAGTGGCTGTGATCTCGGCAGGAGAGATCACAGTGAGTGTTCCTGATATGGGCGGCACCGGAGGTCGGAACCAGCATTTTGCTTTGTACTGTGCTCAGCAGATTGCGGGAGAAGACATTGTGGTTGTCAGTGCAGGAACTGATGGAATCGACGGGAACAGCCCTGCCGCAGGTGCCCTAGCGGATGGGACGACAATTGCTCGGGCGCGTGAGGCAGGGTTCGACGTGAAGCGAACCCTTGAGAGTTTTGATTCATATTCATTGTTCGGGCGGTTAGGTGATGCAATTGTCACCGGACCAACAGGTAACAATGTGCGGGATGTGCGCATTCTAGTTGCGTACTAG